GGCACCGATGCTCTACGGCGGCGTCATCTGTTACCTCTTCGGCGACATGCTGTTCCAACTGCGGACCCTGGGCACCCTCTCCTGGACGCGGGTCGGCACGGTGCTCGTGCTCGCGGCCGCCATTCCGCTTGCCATGCATCTGCCCGCGCTGGTGGCCCTCGCCCTGCTGACGGCGATCTGCATCGGCCTGGTCGTGGTCGAGTTGGTGGCGATGGCCGACGCCCGCCGAGCGCTGCTGACCGCCGTCTACGAGGAGCGGAACACCTACGAAAAGCACGAGGCCGGATGGCGAGCCCGCTGGCACGAAGGGAGCCCGGACGAGAAACCCGGCTGAGGACCGGGCCGGTCAGGACCAGCCGGGGCGACGGCGGGGATGCCGCCTTGCCGGGTGTCGGGAAGCAGGATCGGGGCCCACCATGGACGGGTGCAGATGACACGCGCCGTCGGCTGGCTCGGCCTGGCCGTACACCTCGCGGTGGGGTTCTGGTACGCCGCGAGCGGACTGGTCGCGCCGGCCTGGGCCGTCGTCGCGCTCCTGCTGGTCTGGGTGGCGCTCCTGGCGGTGGCGATCCGGCTGTTGCGCCGGCGGCCGGTGCTGGTGCCACTGGTGCCGGTGTCGGCGGTACTGATCTGGCTGGCGGCCGTCTCGGCCGGTGGCGCCTGGCTCGGCTGGACCGCGTGACGGGCGGCGGACCCGGCCTCGGCGCCCGGGCCGGCGGCCGGGTCCGGTGTGCCCGGACGGGTGCCCGACCGTCCGGGAAGGACGCCGCGCCCCGGTTCCCGGGGCGGCGGCATGTCCGGCCGGCCTGCGAGGTGGCGGGCCGGCCGGACGTCCTCGGCGGGATCAGTACGCGTAGGTGACCGAGATGGTGGTGCTGGGGCAGTTGTTGGCCCAACTGGTCAGGGTGCTCTTCTCGGCGCTGTCGACGCTGAGCCGCCAGCGGACCTTCACCGCGACCCATTCGCCGATGTAGCGGCAGCGGGCGGAGGCGTAGGGCGGCAACCAGGTGGCCGGGTCCTGGTCGCCCTTGGCCTGGTTGACGTTGTCGGTGACGGCGGCCAGGGACCGGTGGTCGCCGAGGTCGTTGGCGTACGCCTGGCGGCGGCTGGTGGTCCAGTTGCGGGCGCCGGAGTCCCAGGCCTCGGCGAGCGGGACCATGTGGTCGATGTCGAGGTCGCCGGTGAGGGTCCAGTAGGCGTTGTCGTAGTAGGAGTACCAGCGGCCGCCGGAGAGGGTGCAGCTGCCACTGACGGTGGGCGCGGAGACCGCCTCGGCGAGGAGTACCTCGTTGCGGGTGTTGCAGCCGTCGCCGTCGGCGTCGATCCAGTGGGGGAACAGGTCCCGGCTGTAGCCGGTGCGGACCTCGGTGGCGACCGGGAGGCCGGCGACGGCGGTGGTGAGGGAGGCGGAGTAGCTGGCGGCCCAGGCGGGTTGGGTGAGGCCGAGGGTGGCGGCCAGGATGGCGGCGAGGCTGATGGCCGTCGCGCGGAGGGTGCGGGTCATGGTGCTCCGTCCGAAGGGGAGTTGATGGCACCTATATAGACCAGCATGGAAGTAACGGTCTAGATCAATTTCTGTGAACGGCAGTTGAGCCGTCGCCGTACCTTTCTCGCCGTGGCAGCTGTCGTGTTAACTGCGGCTTTAACCGTTCCCAGGCGGATGGGCGCAGACTGGAGGATGCTGGCCTGAGGGACATCAGGCCAGCATGGGTACGAGGGGAGGTGCGGGATGGTCGACGACACCGCTGCGCAGGTACCGCCGGAACCGGCCATGGCCGTACGCGAGCCGGCCGTCGCGCGTCCCGTCGAGCCGCCGAGCAGTCTGGAGCTGTGGGCCCGGGCCCAGGTGCTGCACCGCTGCTTCGGCGACGACGACGGCGAGCCGCACATCCTGCGCGGCCTGGACTGACCGGGCGCGTGATCCGCTGACCGGTCAGCCGCTGGGCGGTGGCGGGGCGGCACGCCACGGGGCGCGCCAGTCCGGTGCGGGCCAGCCGTCGGCCACGTAGATGGTCTCGCGGGCCACCTTGCCGTCGCGGAACTCGAGGACGTCCACCCCGAATTTCGGCTCCCCGCCGTCGTACCGGACCAGCAGTTCCGCCACCCAGACTGCGCCGCTGCCGCGGACCCGGCCCACCTCGTAGCTGACCCGGGCCGGATACCGCCGCCGCCACTCGCGGAACGTGTGCACTCCCTCGAACCGTTCGCCCGACTGCGGGAATTCGAGGGTCGCGTCGGCGTGGTAGATCTCGTGCGCCATGTCCTCGTCGGTGCCGCTGTGGTCGAGATGGTGCCGCAGCGCGGCCCGGACGGCCTGCTCGTCCATCCCGCCCCCCTCCGCGGTGGACCGGTGGGATCGACGCTACGGGCACCGGCGGGGCTGGACCGGCGGAACGTCAACCCAGCCGGGCCGCGCGGGCCCGGACACCAGCCCAGGGCCGGGTCAGCCGACCCGGGCGGAGCCGAGCAGCGCGGCGGTGGGCAGCCGGAGCGTCCCGTCGGCGTCCCGGTAGGCGGCGCTGAGCCGCTCGTACTCCCGCCGGATTCGCTCCCGCACGTCGGCGGGCTGCCGCTGCACCACCAGGCCCACGCTGCCGATGCCGGCTGCCGGGCCGGCCCACCAGTCCACCGGGTCGGCGTGGTGCACCCAGGTCAGCGTCGTGCACCGGACGTCCGTCAGACCGGGGGCGGCGAGCAGCCCGGCCAGGCCGGCCTCGGTGCGCGGGAAGTCCCGCTCCGGCGCCAGCCGCGGCAGGTCGTCCGGCGTCGGCACGCCCGCGGCGGCGACCGCCCTGCCCCAGAGCCGTTGCAGCGGCGGGTGCGGGCTGGGCCAGACGGTCACCGCCACCCGGCCGCCGGGACGGACCACCCGGCGCAGCTCGGCCACCCCGGCCGCCGGATCGCCGACGTGGTTGAGCACGAAGTTGGCCACCGCCGCGTCGAATCCGCCGGCCTGGAACGGCAGGCGCGGCAGGACCGCCCGGGCGAGCGCCGCGCCCCGGGCCGTGGCGCGAGCCGCGTCGAGCATGCTCGGCTCGGCGTCGACCGCGACCACGGCGGCGCCGCGCGTCAGCGCCGCCGCCGCGACCGTGCCCGGTCCGGTGCCCACGTCCACCACCCGCGATGCCGCGCGCACCTCCGCCGCATCCAGCAGCGCCTCCGTCGGGTACGCGCAGAGCCGGCCGAAGCTGCGCTGGTACGCCTCGGCCCGTCCCGCCCAGCGGGACCGCTCGTGCGCGTCGAAGTCGGTGCCGATCATGGCGGGCAGCGTAACCGGCGTGGCGGGCCGGTCCTACCGTGGCGGCCATGACGACGGTGGTGGTGGTCCTGGCGACGGTGGTCCTGCTCCTGGCGGCGGTCGTCGGATACGTCGGGTGGCGGGACCGGCGGCGCGCCGCCGCGGACGAGGACCGGGAAGCGACCGGCGCCGCGCGGGCGGAGTGGCACCGGCGGGCGGCCGAGCGGGAGCACGAGTACGGCGACGGCTGGAACCGGGACGGCCAGGGCTACTCCGGCTGAACTGTCACCGCCCGTCCCACGTGATCATCGGTGGGCATCATCCGGGCACGGCCGGGGTACTGCGCACGGCACAGGCACTGAAGCCGGGGAGGCAACCGTGGGGGAGCAGGCGGGACGTCGGCGACCGGGACCGCTCGCCGGACTCCTGGTGGCCCTGGTGGTGGCGGCCGGGTGCATGGGCGGCGGGCTCGATCAGGGTGAGCCGCAGCAGCCCCGCCCGCAGCGGACCGGGCAGCCGGCCTCCCCGGGCGCGCAGACCACCCGGGCCGACGGGACCACCAGCGTCGCCGAGTTCAAGCAGGACTTCAACGACGCCGTCGGCATCGCAGAGCGCTACTGGACCGATCAGTTCCGGGCCTCCGGCAAGCGGTTCGACCCGATCCGACGGGTGGTGCCGTACACCCGGGCGGGGGAGGTGTCCTGCGGCGGGGAGGGGCTGCCGCGCAACAACGCCGTCTACTGCTCGGCCGGGGACTTCATCGCGTACGACGTGAACTGGTCGGTGGCGGCGTTCCGGCAGGTCGGCGACGCGTTCCTGTTCTACCTGCTCGGCCACGAGTACGCCCACGGCGTGCAGGTCCGCCTCGGCATCCGCTACAACTTCACCATCCAGCAGGAGTTGCAGGCCGACTGCATGGCCGGGGCGTACATCGGCGACAACGTCCGGTCCGGGGTGCTCACCCTTGACGAGGGCGACCTGGACGAGTTCCGGGAGGGGCTGCTCGCGGTCGGTGACGACCCGAACCAGCCGTGGTTCGCCGAGGGCTCGCACGGCACCGCCGAGCAGCGCAGCGACTCGTTCTTCCGGGGCTACGAGAAGTCGCTGGCCGCCTGCGACCTCGGCTGATGCCGCAGGTCACTGTCGGCCGGGACGGCCGGCCCGGGCGGGGGTCCGGCTGAGAGGATCGGTGGGTACGCCCACCCGAGGAGGCCCCCGCTGAGCAGCAGACACCCCGCCGCCGTGCTCTTCGACATGGACGGCACCCTGGTCGACAGCGAGAAGCTGTGGGACGTCGCGTTGCAGGAGCTCGCGGCGGTCTACGGCGGCACCCTCTCCGACACCGCCCGCAAGGCGATGGTCGGCACCAGCATGGCCGCCTCGATGCGGATCCTGCACGACGACCTGGGCCAGCCGGAGCGGGATCCGCAGGTCAGCGCCGACTGGATCAACGCGCGGATCCTGGAGCTGTTCCGCACGGGGCTGCGCTGGCGGCCGGGCGCGCTGGCGCTGCTGCGGGCGGTCCGCGCGGCCGGCATCCCCACCGCCCTGGTCACCTCCAGCGTCCGGCCGCTGGTCGAGGTCGCCCTGGACACCCTCGGGCGGGACAGCTTCGACGCGGTGGTCTGCGGCGACGAGGTGGACGCGACGAAGCCGCACCCGGAGCCGTACCTGACCGCCGCCCGGCTGCTCGACGTGCCGATCGCCCGCTGCGTGGCGATCGAGGACTCGTCGACCGGGGTGGCGAGCGCGCTGGCCGCCGGGGCCGCCGTGCTGGCGGTGCCGGCCGAGGTGCCGCTGCCGCCGACGGACGGCGTGCACCAGCTGGAGAGCCTGACCGCGGCGGACCTGGAGCTGCTCGCGGCGCTGCTCGGCGAACCGCCGGCCTGAGTCTCCTGCCCCCGTCACCGCAGTAGGAGGGCCCCTTGGCAACGCCCGGCGTTGCCAAGGGGCCCTCCGTTCTGCTCAGTCGTGCGCGATGGCGCCCAGCACGTTGATCCGCGCGGCGCGGATCGCGGGCAGCACCGCGGCGACGACGCCGACGATCGCGGCCAGGATGAGGAAGGTCCCCATCTGGCCCCAGGGCAGGACCAGGTCGGTGATGCCCTCGTCCTTGAGCGCCCGGACCACGGCGGCGCCGAGACCCGTGCCGACGGCCACCCCGAGCAGCGCCCCGAAGATCGAGATCACCACCGCCTCCACCGTGATCATGCGCATGGTCTGCGCCCGGCGCAGCCCGATGGCCCGCAGCAGGCCCAGCTCACGGGTCCGCTCCAGCACCGACAGGGCCAGGGTGTTGATGATGCCCAGCACCGCGATCACGATGGCCAGCGCGAGCAGGATCTGGATCATCGTGAGCAGCCCGTCCAGCTGGCTGGTCTGCTGCTTGATGAACGCGTCCCGGTCCGCCACCGACACCTCGGGGCTGTCCGCGAGCAGTCGTTCGACCTGC
This sequence is a window from Micromonospora sp. NBRC 110009. Protein-coding genes within it:
- a CDS encoding HNH endonuclease family protein, with the protein product MTRTLRATAISLAAILAATLGLTQPAWAASYSASLTTAVAGLPVATEVRTGYSRDLFPHWIDADGDGCNTRNEVLLAEAVSAPTVSGSCTLSGGRWYSYYDNAYWTLTGDLDIDHMVPLAEAWDSGARNWTTSRRQAYANDLGDHRSLAAVTDNVNQAKGDQDPATWLPPYASARCRYIGEWVAVKVRWRLSVDSAEKSTLTSWANNCPSTTISVTYAY
- a CDS encoding nuclear transport factor 2 family protein; translated protein: MDEQAVRAALRHHLDHSGTDEDMAHEIYHADATLEFPQSGERFEGVHTFREWRRRYPARVSYEVGRVRGSGAVWVAELLVRYDGGEPKFGVDVLEFRDGKVARETIYVADGWPAPDWRAPWRAAPPPPSG
- a CDS encoding class I SAM-dependent methyltransferase translates to MIGTDFDAHERSRWAGRAEAYQRSFGRLCAYPTEALLDAAEVRAASRVVDVGTGPGTVAAAALTRGAAVVAVDAEPSMLDAARATARGAALARAVLPRLPFQAGGFDAAVANFVLNHVGDPAAGVAELRRVVRPGGRVAVTVWPSPHPPLQRLWGRAVAAAGVPTPDDLPRLAPERDFPRTEAGLAGLLAAPGLTDVRCTTLTWVHHADPVDWWAGPAAGIGSVGLVVQRQPADVRERIRREYERLSAAYRDADGTLRLPTAALLGSARVG
- a CDS encoding neutral zinc metallopeptidase; the encoded protein is MGEQAGRRRPGPLAGLLVALVVAAGCMGGGLDQGEPQQPRPQRTGQPASPGAQTTRADGTTSVAEFKQDFNDAVGIAERYWTDQFRASGKRFDPIRRVVPYTRAGEVSCGGEGLPRNNAVYCSAGDFIAYDVNWSVAAFRQVGDAFLFYLLGHEYAHGVQVRLGIRYNFTIQQELQADCMAGAYIGDNVRSGVLTLDEGDLDEFREGLLAVGDDPNQPWFAEGSHGTAEQRSDSFFRGYEKSLAACDLG
- a CDS encoding HAD family hydrolase: MLFDMDGTLVDSEKLWDVALQELAAVYGGTLSDTARKAMVGTSMAASMRILHDDLGQPERDPQVSADWINARILELFRTGLRWRPGALALLRAVRAAGIPTALVTSSVRPLVEVALDTLGRDSFDAVVCGDEVDATKPHPEPYLTAARLLDVPIARCVAIEDSSTGVASALAAGAAVLAVPAEVPLPPTDGVHQLESLTAADLELLAALLGEPPA